The following are encoded together in the Streptococcus oralis genome:
- the prfA gene encoding peptide chain release factor 1 yields MNIYDQLQAVEDRYEELGELLSDPEVVSDTKRFMELSKEEAGTRDTVTAYREYKQVLQNIVDAEEMIKESGGDADLEEMAKQELKDAKAEKEEYEEKLKILLLPKDPNDDKNIILEIRGAAGGDEAALFAGDLLTMYQKYAEAQGWRFEVMEASMNGVGGFKEVVAMVSGQSVYSKLKYESGAHRVQRVPVTESQGRVHTSTATVLVMPEVEEVEYDIDPKDLRVDIYHASGAGGQNVNKVATAVRIVHLPTNIKVEMQEERTQQKNREKAMKIIRARVADHFAQIAQDEQDAERKSTIGTGDRSERIRTYNFPQNRVTDHRIGLTLQKLDTILSGKLDEVVDALVLYDQTQKLEELNK; encoded by the coding sequence ATGAACATCTATGATCAACTACAAGCTGTAGAAGACCGTTATGAAGAATTAGGAGAATTGCTCAGTGACCCTGAAGTGGTATCTGATACCAAACGCTTCATGGAATTGTCCAAAGAAGAAGCTGGGACACGTGATACGGTAACTGCCTACCGTGAGTACAAACAAGTCCTTCAAAACATCGTTGATGCTGAGGAGATGATTAAGGAATCAGGAGGAGATGCGGACTTGGAAGAAATGGCCAAGCAAGAGCTCAAAGATGCCAAGGCTGAAAAAGAAGAATACGAAGAAAAATTAAAAATCTTGCTTCTTCCAAAAGATCCAAACGATGACAAGAACATCATCCTTGAAATTCGTGGAGCGGCTGGTGGTGACGAAGCGGCACTTTTCGCCGGAGACCTTCTAACCATGTACCAAAAGTATGCGGAAGCCCAAGGCTGGCGCTTTGAAGTTATGGAAGCGTCAATGAACGGCGTAGGTGGTTTCAAAGAAGTGGTTGCTATGGTTTCTGGTCAGTCTGTATACTCTAAACTCAAGTATGAGTCTGGAGCCCACCGTGTGCAACGTGTCCCTGTGACAGAAAGCCAAGGTCGTGTTCATACATCAACTGCCACAGTTCTTGTCATGCCTGAAGTAGAGGAAGTAGAATACGATATTGATCCAAAAGACCTTCGTGTTGATATCTACCACGCATCTGGTGCTGGTGGACAGAACGTCAATAAGGTTGCGACTGCCGTGCGTATCGTTCACTTGCCAACCAATATCAAGGTCGAGATGCAGGAAGAACGTACCCAGCAGAAGAACCGTGAGAAAGCCATGAAAATCATCCGTGCGCGTGTTGCTGACCATTTTGCTCAGATTGCCCAAGATGAACAAGACGCTGAACGTAAGTCTACTATCGGTACTGGTGACCGTTCAGAACGGATTCGTACTTATAACTTCCCACAAAACCGTGTTACAGACCACCGTATTGGCTTGACCCTCCAAAAACTAGATACCATCTTGTCTGGTAAATTGGATGAAGTTGTGGACGCCTTGGTGCTCTATGACCAAACACAAAAATTAGAAGAATTAAACAAATAA
- a CDS encoding nucleoid-associated protein, whose product MDIYIKKAIIHQFSPDDTELFLADKFLNITPKIEEYLRKKIERVYSDEAKTGIFEEENPFFNHITDDLLETSVTLANLWKEEFSISEKLKTNDLVFVQFSKEGVEHFAFLRIALRETLTHLGGEVDNPIKLTQNNLPGFGTGADEALVVNLQSRKYHLIEKRIKYNGTFLNYFSDNLLSVAPKISPKKSIKELEKTAQRIAETFNTDDFQFQSKVKSAIFNNLEENNELSPEKLANDLFDNNLTARLSFIDLVKEAVPEPVQFDEIDASRQLKKFENQKLSLSNGIELIVPNNVYQDAESVEFIQNDNGTYSILIKNIEDIQSK is encoded by the coding sequence ATGGACATTTATATTAAGAAAGCCATTATCCATCAGTTCAGTCCGGATGATACCGAGCTGTTTCTAGCGGATAAGTTTCTCAATATCACTCCAAAAATCGAGGAATACCTACGTAAAAAAATCGAACGCGTGTATTCAGATGAAGCCAAGACTGGGATTTTCGAAGAAGAAAATCCCTTCTTCAATCACATCACAGATGATTTGTTGGAGACATCAGTAACACTGGCTAATCTCTGGAAAGAGGAGTTTAGCATTTCTGAAAAACTCAAGACCAATGACTTGGTTTTTGTTCAGTTTTCTAAAGAAGGCGTTGAACATTTCGCTTTCTTGCGAATTGCTCTACGTGAGACCTTGACCCACCTCGGTGGAGAAGTTGATAATCCAATCAAGCTGACTCAGAATAACCTGCCTGGATTTGGAACGGGGGCTGACGAGGCCTTGGTGGTTAATCTACAGAGTCGCAAGTACCACCTCATCGAAAAACGTATCAAGTACAATGGGACTTTCTTGAATTATTTTTCAGATAATCTCTTAAGCGTTGCACCTAAGATTTCACCAAAGAAATCCATCAAGGAACTGGAAAAAACGGCTCAGAGAATTGCTGAAACTTTTAACACAGATGATTTTCAATTTCAATCTAAGGTCAAATCAGCGATTTTTAACAATCTGGAAGAAAACAATGAACTGTCACCTGAAAAATTGGCTAATGACCTTTTTGACAACAATCTGACAGCTCGTTTGAGCTTTATCGACCTAGTCAAGGAAGCCGTACCAGAACCAGTCCAGTTCGATGAAATTGATGCTAGTCGCCAATTAAAGAAATTTGAAAATCAAAAACTTTCCTTGTCAAATGGAATTGAACTCATCGTTCCAAATAATGTTTACCAAGACGCAGAATCGGTCGAGTTTATCCAAAATGACAATGGCACCTATTCTATCTTAATCAAAAATATCGAGGATATTCAAAGTAAATAA
- a CDS encoding GNAT family N-acetyltransferase, with protein MTIELRDVTMGNYFDVLNLDVKEYQKQFIATNAISLAEAYVYTKNGDFVAPLAVYDNDAIIGFVMIAYDKKIGISSGKYLLFRFMIDKNFQNQGYFKPIMDKVLDYVRTAPAGLGNKLWLSYEPENEHARSCYLSYGFKETGEIFENEVVAIYDLTIEE; from the coding sequence ATGACAATTGAACTGAGAGATGTTACAATGGGAAATTATTTTGATGTTTTGAATTTGGATGTCAAGGAATATCAAAAACAATTCATTGCAACCAACGCAATTAGTTTAGCTGAAGCATATGTCTACACCAAAAATGGAGATTTTGTAGCTCCATTGGCAGTTTATGATAATGATGCAATTATAGGTTTTGTGATGATAGCTTATGATAAAAAGATCGGAATTAGTAGTGGAAAATATTTACTATTTCGTTTTATGATTGATAAGAATTTTCAAAATCAAGGATATTTTAAGCCAATTATGGATAAAGTGCTGGACTATGTTCGGACAGCGCCAGCAGGTTTAGGCAATAAACTTTGGTTGTCTTATGAGCCAGAAAATGAACATGCAAGATCTTGTTACCTCAGTTATGGATTTAAAGAAACTGGGGAAATATTTGAGAACGAAGTAGTAGCAATCTATGATTTAACAATTGAGGAATAA
- a CDS encoding L-threonylcarbamoyladenylate synthase codes for MMDRIRQELEKGGAVVLPTETVYGLFAKALDEKAVDHVYQLKRRPRDKALNLNVASLEDILHFSKNQPTYLQKLVEAFLPGPLTIILEANDRVPYWVNSDLATVGFRMPSHPITLDLIRETGPLIGPSANISGQASGVTFAQILEDFDQEVLGLEDDAFLTGQDSTILDLSGDKVKILRQGAIKREDILAQLPEISFEEE; via the coding sequence ATGATGGACAGGATTAGACAAGAGTTGGAAAAGGGCGGAGCTGTTGTTTTGCCTACAGAGACAGTTTATGGTCTTTTTGCCAAGGCCTTAGATGAAAAAGCTGTCGACCATGTTTACCAACTCAAACGTCGTCCTAGAGATAAGGCACTCAATCTTAATGTCGCTTCTCTAGAGGACATCTTGCACTTTTCAAAGAATCAGCCAACTTATCTACAAAAGCTTGTAGAGGCCTTTTTACCGGGTCCCTTGACCATTATCCTCGAAGCCAATGACCGAGTTCCCTATTGGGTCAACTCTGATCTTGCAACTGTTGGATTTCGGATGCCGAGTCACCCTATTACACTGGATTTGATTCGAGAGACAGGACCCTTGATTGGGCCGTCTGCCAATATCTCGGGTCAGGCGAGTGGAGTGACCTTTGCTCAAATTCTAGAGGATTTTGACCAAGAGGTTTTGGGTCTGGAGGACGACGCTTTTCTAACTGGACAGGATTCGACTATTTTGGATTTGTCTGGAGACAAGGTGAAAATCTTACGCCAAGGGGCGATTAAGCGAGAAGATATTCTTGCACAGTTGCCAGAGATTTCTTTTGAGGAGGAATGA
- a CDS encoding 4-oxalocrotonate tautomerase has protein sequence MPFVRIDLFEGRTLEQKKALAKEVTEAVVRNTGAPQSAVHVIINDMPEGTYFPQGEMRTK, from the coding sequence ATGCCATTTGTACGCATCGATTTATTTGAAGGACGCACGCTCGAGCAAAAGAAAGCTCTGGCTAAGGAAGTAACGGAAGCTGTTGTCCGCAACACTGGAGCACCTCAATCAGCTGTTCATGTCATCATCAACGACATGCCAGAAGGAACCTACTTCCCTCAAGGGGAAATGCGCACCAAATAA
- a CDS encoding QueT transporter family protein: MKKLTVRDMADIAIVAAIYVVLTITPPINVLSFGAYQFRISEMLNFLAFYNPKYIIGVTIGCMIANLFSSFGLIDVFVGGGSTLVFLSLGVLLFAKYSKDYLFNGLIRKDHFFFSILFSISMITIAAELHILTEAPFFFTWFSTGIGEFASLIVGAILIGKLGQRIDLTK; encoded by the coding sequence ATGAAAAAATTAACTGTTCGTGACATGGCAGACATCGCTATCGTTGCTGCGATCTATGTAGTTTTGACTATTACGCCACCAATCAATGTTCTTAGTTTTGGGGCGTATCAGTTCCGTATTTCAGAAATGTTGAATTTCTTGGCCTTTTACAACCCTAAATATATCATCGGTGTGACAATTGGATGTATGATTGCTAATTTATTTAGTAGTTTTGGCCTAATAGATGTCTTTGTCGGTGGAGGTTCTACCCTAGTTTTCCTTAGTCTAGGGGTATTGCTCTTTGCAAAATACAGCAAAGATTACCTCTTTAACGGATTGATTCGAAAAGATCATTTCTTCTTTTCAATTCTCTTCTCCATTTCAATGATTACCATTGCAGCTGAACTCCATATCTTGACAGAAGCTCCCTTCTTCTTCACATGGTTCTCTACTGGAATTGGTGAGTTTGCATCACTTATAGTGGGAGCGATTTTGATTGGTAAACTGGGACAGCGAATCGATCTAACAAAATAA
- the glyA gene encoding serine hydroxymethyltransferase — protein sequence MIFDKDDFKAYDADLWNAIAKEEERQQNNIELIASENVVSKAVMAAQGSILTNKYAEGYPGRRYYGGTDVVDVVETLAIERAKEIFGAKFANVQPHSGSQANCAAYMALIEPGDTVMGMDLAAGGHLTHGAPVSFSGQTYNFVSYSVDPETELLDFDAILKQAQEVKPKLIVAGASAYSQIIDFSKFREIADAVGAKLMVDMAHIAGLVAAGLHPSPVPYAHITTTTTHKTLRGPRGGLILTNDEDLAKKINSAIFPGIQGGPLEHVVAAKAVSFKEVLDPAFKEYAANVIKNSKAMVEVFLQDPDFRIISGGTENHLFLVDVTKVVENGKVAQNLLDEVNITLNKNSIPYETLSPFKTSGIRIGAAAITARGFGEEESRKVAELIIKTLKNVENEAVLEEVRSEVKALTDAFPLYED from the coding sequence ATGATTTTTGACAAAGACGATTTTAAAGCATACGATGCTGATCTATGGAATGCTATTGCCAAAGAAGAAGAACGCCAACAAAACAATATCGAGTTGATTGCTTCGGAAAACGTGGTTTCCAAGGCTGTTATGGCAGCTCAAGGGTCTATCTTGACAAACAAATATGCCGAGGGTTACCCAGGACGCCGTTATTATGGTGGAACTGATGTAGTAGACGTGGTAGAAACTTTAGCTATTGAACGTGCAAAAGAAATTTTCGGTGCTAAATTCGCCAATGTCCAACCTCACTCAGGAAGCCAAGCCAACTGTGCAGCATATATGGCTTTGATTGAGCCTGGTGACACTGTAATGGGAATGGATTTGGCAGCAGGTGGACACTTGACCCACGGAGCTCCAGTTAGCTTCTCTGGTCAAACCTACAACTTTGTTTCTTATAGTGTGGATCCTGAAACGGAACTTTTGGACTTTGATGCTATCTTGAAACAAGCCCAAGAAGTAAAACCAAAATTAATTGTAGCTGGTGCTTCAGCCTATTCTCAAATTATCGACTTCTCAAAATTCCGTGAAATCGCAGATGCCGTTGGTGCTAAGCTCATGGTCGATATGGCTCATATCGCTGGTTTGGTGGCGGCCGGACTTCACCCAAGCCCAGTGCCATACGCTCATATCACTACAACAACGACCCACAAAACTCTTCGTGGACCGCGTGGTGGTTTGATTTTGACAAATGATGAGGACCTAGCTAAGAAAATCAACTCAGCTATTTTCCCAGGTATTCAGGGTGGTCCTTTGGAGCATGTTGTGGCGGCTAAGGCGGTTTCCTTCAAAGAAGTTTTGGACCCAGCTTTCAAGGAGTATGCTGCTAATGTCATCAAAAACAGCAAGGCTATGGTTGAAGTCTTCTTGCAGGATCCTGATTTCCGTATCATTTCTGGCGGTACTGAAAACCACCTATTCTTAGTGGATGTTACTAAGGTTGTTGAAAACGGAAAAGTGGCTCAAAACTTGTTAGATGAAGTTAATATTACTCTAAATAAAAACTCAATTCCATACGAAACCTTGTCACCATTCAAGACAAGTGGTATTCGTATCGGAGCAGCAGCCATCACTGCACGTGGATTTGGTGAAGAAGAAAGCCGTAAAGTGGCTGAACTCATCATTAAAACCCTTAAGAATGTAGAAAATGAAGCTGTCTTAGAAGAAGTGAGAAGTGAAGTCAAAGCGTTGACAGATGCCTTCCCACTATACGAGGACTAA
- the mnmE gene encoding tRNA uridine-5-carboxymethylaminomethyl(34) synthesis GTPase MnmE: MITREFDTIAAISTPLGEGAIGIVRLSGTDSFAIAQKIFKEKDLSKVASHTLNYGHIVDPQTGKVMDEVMVGAMKSPKTFTREDIIEINTHGGIAVTNEILQLAIREGARLAEPGEFTKRAFLNGRVDLTQAEAVMDIIRAKTDKAMNIAVKQLDGSLSDLINNTRQEILNTLAQVEVNIDYPEYDDVEEATTAVVREKTMEFEQLLTNLLRTARRGKILREGISTAIIGRPNVGKSSLLNNLLREDKAIVTDIAGTTRDVIEEYVNINGVPLKLIDTAGIRETDDIVEQIGVERSRKALKEADLVLLVLNASEPLTAQDRQLLEISQDTNRIILLNKTDLPEAIETSELPEDVIRISVLKNQNIDKIEERINNLFFENAGLVEQDATYLSNARHISLIEKAVESLQAVNEGLELGMPVDLLQVDLTRTWEILGEITGDAAPDELITQLFSQFCLGK, translated from the coding sequence ATGATTACACGTGAATTTGATACCATCGCTGCTATCTCTACTCCACTAGGTGAAGGAGCCATTGGTATTGTCCGCTTGAGCGGAACAGATAGCTTTGCCATCGCGCAAAAGATTTTTAAAGAAAAAGACTTGAGCAAGGTTGCAAGCCATACCCTCAACTATGGTCACATCGTTGACCCTCAAACTGGGAAGGTCATGGACGAAGTTATGGTTGGAGCTATGAAGTCTCCCAAGACCTTCACTCGTGAGGATATTATCGAGATTAACACCCACGGCGGGATTGCGGTAACCAATGAAATTCTCCAACTAGCTATCCGTGAAGGAGCTCGATTGGCTGAACCGGGTGAATTTACCAAGCGTGCCTTTCTAAACGGTCGTGTGGACTTAACACAGGCTGAGGCGGTGATGGACATCATCCGTGCCAAGACAGACAAGGCTATGAACATTGCTGTCAAACAACTAGATGGTTCCCTTTCTGACCTCATTAATAATACTCGCCAAGAAATCCTCAATACGCTTGCCCAAGTAGAGGTCAATATCGACTATCCTGAGTATGATGATGTTGAGGAAGCTACTACTGCTGTCGTCCGCGAGAAGACTATGGAGTTTGAACAATTGCTAACCAATCTCCTTAGAACAGCTCGTCGTGGTAAAATCCTTCGTGAGGGAATTTCAACTGCTATCATCGGTCGTCCCAATGTTGGGAAATCCAGTCTTCTCAACAATCTCCTGCGTGAAGATAAGGCCATCGTAACAGACATCGCTGGTACTACCCGAGATGTTATCGAAGAATACGTCAACATTAACGGGGTTCCTCTCAAATTGATTGATACAGCCGGTATCCGGGAAACAGATGACATCGTCGAACAAATCGGTGTCGAGCGTTCGAGAAAAGCCCTCAAAGAAGCTGACCTAGTACTACTAGTGCTAAATGCTAGTGAACCACTGACCGCCCAAGATCGTCAACTCTTAGAAATCAGTCAGGATACCAACCGCATTATTCTTCTTAACAAAACTGATCTACCTGAAGCGATTGAAACTTCTGAACTTCCAGAAGATGTCATCCGTATTTCAGTTCTTAAAAACCAGAATATCGATAAGATTGAAGAACGCATTAACAACCTCTTCTTTGAAAATGCTGGTTTGGTTGAGCAAGATGCTACTTACCTATCTAATGCCCGTCATATTTCCTTGATTGAAAAGGCCGTTGAAAGCCTACAAGCTGTTAACGAAGGTCTGGAACTGGGGATGCCAGTTGATTTGCTTCAAGTTGACTTGACTCGTACTTGGGAAATTCTCGGAGAAATCACAGGTGATGCAGCTCCTGATGAACTCATTACCCAACTCTTTAGCCAATTCTGTTTAGGAAAATAA
- a CDS encoding thymidine kinase: protein MAQLYYRYGTMNSGKTIEILKVAYNYEEQGKGVVIMTSALDTRDGVGYVSSRIGMKRPAIAIEETTDIFGYIRDLPEKPYCVLVDEAQFLKRHHVYDLARVVDELDIPVMAFGLKNDFRNELFEGSKYLLLLADKIDEIKTICQYCKKKATMVLRTHDGVPVYDGEQIQIGGNETYISVCRKHYFAPMITSNQENNYDN, encoded by the coding sequence ATGGCACAGTTGTATTATCGTTATGGGACCATGAACTCTGGTAAGACGATTGAGATTCTCAAGGTGGCCTATAACTACGAGGAGCAGGGAAAGGGAGTTGTGATTATGACTTCGGCTCTGGATACGCGTGACGGTGTTGGCTATGTGTCGAGTCGAATCGGCATGAAACGCCCAGCCATTGCGATTGAGGAAACGACAGATATCTTCGGTTATATCCGTGACTTACCTGAAAAACCTTACTGTGTGTTGGTCGATGAGGCCCAGTTTCTCAAGCGTCACCATGTTTACGACCTAGCTCGTGTTGTTGATGAGTTAGACATACCTGTCATGGCTTTTGGTTTGAAGAATGACTTTCGTAATGAATTGTTCGAAGGTTCAAAATACCTCTTGCTCTTAGCAGACAAGATTGACGAAATCAAGACCATCTGTCAGTATTGTAAGAAAAAGGCGACCATGGTGTTGCGCACGCACGATGGTGTGCCAGTCTATGATGGTGAACAAATTCAGATTGGTGGAAATGAAACTTATATCTCAGTCTGCCGTAAACATTATTTTGCGCCAATGATAACATCTAACCAGGAGAACAACTATGACAATTGA
- the prmC gene encoding peptide chain release factor N(5)-glutamine methyltransferase: MKLAQLFSGFEEELIRQGEEAESLSFVYRCLKNLSFTDFVFALQQEVTEAEKQFVEEIFQQLAAHKPAQYIIGHVDFFGMQLKVDERVLIPRPETEELLELILTENPEENLKVLDIGTGSGAIALGLAKYRSDWSVTAADISQDALQLASENARNQNLNIFFKKSDCFAEISEKYDIIVSNPPYISREDESEVGLNVLHSEPHLALFADEDGLAIYRRIAEDAKDYLTDGGKIYLEIGYKQGQSVPALFRKHLPEKRVRTLKDQFGQDRMVVVDDGQD, from the coding sequence ATGAAATTAGCTCAATTATTTTCAGGTTTTGAAGAAGAGTTGATAAGACAAGGAGAGGAAGCTGAAAGCCTCTCTTTTGTCTATCGTTGCCTGAAAAATCTCTCTTTTACAGACTTTGTCTTTGCCCTCCAGCAAGAGGTAACAGAGGCCGAAAAACAATTTGTAGAAGAAATTTTCCAGCAGTTAGCGGCCCACAAACCAGCTCAGTATATCATTGGTCACGTAGATTTCTTTGGGATGCAGTTAAAAGTAGATGAGAGAGTTTTGATTCCTCGTCCAGAGACAGAAGAGTTGTTGGAACTCATCCTCACAGAAAATCCTGAGGAAAATCTTAAGGTCCTAGATATCGGGACTGGAAGTGGCGCCATAGCTCTTGGATTAGCTAAATACAGATCAGATTGGTCAGTGACAGCAGCAGATATTTCCCAAGACGCTTTGCAGCTTGCATCAGAGAATGCTAGAAATCAAAATCTTAATATATTTTTTAAAAAATCTGATTGTTTTGCAGAAATTTCTGAAAAATATGATATAATTGTATCCAATCCACCCTATATCTCTCGTGAAGATGAGTCAGAGGTTGGTTTGAATGTTTTGCATTCAGAGCCTCATCTAGCTCTTTTTGCAGATGAGGATGGCCTAGCTATTTACCGCAGAATTGCGGAAGATGCAAAAGACTATCTCACAGATGGTGGTAAGATTTACCTTGAAATTGGATACAAGCAAGGTCAAAGTGTTCCTGCGCTTTTTAGGAAACATCTTCCTGAAAAACGGGTACGAACACTCAAGGACCAATTTGGTCAAGATAGGATGGTTGTAGTTGATGATGGACAGGATTAG
- the dapA gene encoding 4-hydroxy-tetrahydrodipicolinate synthase yields the protein MSYQDLKECKIITAFITPFHEDGSINFDAIPALIEHLLAHHTDGILLAGTTAESPTLTHDEELELFAAVQKIVNGRVPLIAGVGTNDTRDSIEFVKEVADFGGFAAGLAIVPYYNKPSQEGMYQHFKAIADASDLPIIIYNIPGRVVVELTPETMLRLADHPNIIGVKECTSLANMAYLIEHKPEEFLIYTGEDGDAFHAMNLGADGVISVASHTNGDEMHEMLTAIAESDMKKAAAIQRKFIPKVNALFSYPSPAPVKAVLNYMGFEAGPTRLPLVPAPEEDAKRIIKVVVDGDYEATKATVTGVLRPDY from the coding sequence ATGTCTTATCAAGATTTAAAAGAGTGTAAAATCATCACAGCCTTTATTACCCCTTTCCATGAGGATGGTTCCATCAACTTTGATGCCATTCCGGCCTTGATTGAGCATTTATTGGCCCATCACACAGACGGCATTCTTCTAGCTGGAACGACTGCTGAGAGTCCAACTTTAACCCACGATGAGGAGTTGGAACTCTTTGCGGCTGTACAAAAGATTGTTAATGGACGTGTTCCTTTGATTGCGGGTGTAGGTACCAATGATACACGTGACTCGATTGAGTTTGTCAAAGAAGTAGCAGACTTTGGTGGTTTTGCTGCTGGGCTTGCTATCGTACCGTACTACAACAAACCTTCACAAGAAGGAATGTATCAACACTTTAAAGCGATTGCAGACGCTTCAGACCTACCTATTATCATCTATAACATTCCAGGGCGTGTAGTTGTTGAATTGACTCCAGAAACCATGCTTCGTTTGGCTGACCATCCAAATATCATCGGTGTTAAGGAATGTACTAGCTTGGCTAATATGGCTTACTTGATTGAGCACAAGCCAGAAGAATTTTTGATTTATACTGGTGAGGATGGAGATGCTTTCCATGCTATGAATCTTGGTGCGGATGGGGTTATTTCTGTTGCCTCCCATACAAATGGAGATGAGATGCACGAGATGCTCACTGCCATTGCAGAAAGCGATATGAAGAAAGCAGCAGCTATTCAACGTAAATTCATTCCTAAGGTCAACGCCCTCTTCTCTTATCCAAGTCCTGCTCCAGTTAAGGCTGTTTTGAACTATATGGGATTTGAAGCTGGACCAACTCGATTACCTCTAGTTCCAGCACCAGAAGAAGATGCTAAACGCATTATCAAAGTTGTCGTAGATGGCGACTACGAAGCAACTAAGGCAACTGTAACAGGTGTCCTTAGACCAGATTACTAA
- a CDS encoding aspartate-semialdehyde dehydrogenase, with protein sequence MGYTVAVVGATGAVGAQMIKMLEESTLPIDKIRYLASARSAGKTLKFKDQDITIEETTETAFEGVDIALFSAGGSTSAKYAPYAVQAGAVVVDNTSYFRQNPDVPLVVPEVNAHALDAHNGIIACPNCSTIQMMVALEPVRQKWGLDRIIVSTYQAVSGAGMGAILETQRELREVLNDGVNPRDLHAEILPSGGDKKHYPIAFNALPQIDVFTDNDYTYEEMKMTKETKKIMEDDSIAVSATCVRIPVLSAHSESVYIETKEVAPIEEVKAAIAAFPGAVLEDDVAHQIYPQAINAVGSRDTFVGRIRKDLDAEKGIHMWVVSDNLLKGAAWNSVQIAETLHERGLVRPTAELKFELK encoded by the coding sequence ATGGGATATACAGTTGCTGTAGTCGGCGCGACAGGTGCTGTCGGAGCTCAGATGATAAAAATGTTGGAAGAATCAACACTTCCAATCGATAAAATTCGTTACCTTGCTTCTGCACGTTCAGCAGGCAAGACTTTGAAATTTAAGGACCAAGATATTACGATTGAAGAAACGACTGAGACAGCTTTTGAGGGTGTTGATATTGCACTCTTCTCAGCAGGTGGTTCGACATCAGCTAAGTATGCACCATACGCAGTTCAAGCTGGAGCTGTAGTAGTAGATAACACATCTTATTTCCGTCAAAATCCAGATGTTCCTTTGGTTGTTCCAGAGGTCAATGCTCATGCACTTGATGCCCACAACGGGATTATTGCCTGCCCTAACTGTTCAACAATCCAAATGATGGTGGCTCTTGAGCCTGTTCGTCAAAAATGGGGCTTGGACCGTATCATCGTTTCAACTTACCAAGCGGTTTCAGGTGCTGGTATGGGAGCGATTCTTGAAACACAACGTGAACTTCGTGAAGTCTTGAATGACGGTGTGAATCCACGTGATTTGCATGCGGAAATCTTGCCTTCAGGTGGTGACAAGAAACACTATCCTATCGCCTTTAACGCTCTTCCACAAATCGATGTCTTTACTGACAATGATTACACTTATGAAGAGATGAAGATGACCAAGGAAACGAAGAAAATCATGGAAGATGATAGCATCGCAGTGTCTGCAACATGTGTTCGTATTCCAGTTTTGTCAGCTCACTCTGAGTCTGTTTACATCGAAACAAAAGAAGTGGCCCCAATCGAAGAAGTGAAAGCAGCTATCGCAGCCTTTCCAGGTGCAGTTCTTGAAGATGATGTAGCGCATCAAATCTATCCACAAGCCATCAATGCAGTTGGTTCACGTGATACCTTTGTTGGTCGTATCCGTAAAGACTTGGATGCAGAAAAAGGAATCCACATGTGGGTTGTTTCAGATAACCTTCTCAAAGGTGCTGCCTGGAACTCAGTTCAGATTGCAGAAACGCTTCACGAACGTGGATTGGTTCGTCCAACAGCAGAGTTGAAATTTGAATTAAAATAG
- a CDS encoding GNAT family N-acetyltransferase — protein MLRDLQETDVNAICEINQEALGYSFSPEDTASQLARLSQDSHHFLLGYEDEVSHVLLGYVHAEVYESLYSKAGFNILGLAVSPQAQGQGIGKSLLQGLDQEAKRRGYEFIRLNSADHRLGAHAFYEKVGYTCDKVQKRFIRIF, from the coding sequence ATGCTAAGAGATTTGCAAGAAACAGATGTGAATGCTATATGTGAGATTAACCAAGAGGCTTTGGGCTACTCTTTTAGTCCAGAGGACACAGCTAGTCAACTAGCTAGACTGTCTCAGGATTCTCATCATTTCCTACTTGGTTATGAGGATGAAGTCAGCCATGTCCTACTTGGATATGTCCATGCTGAAGTTTATGAATCCCTCTATTCCAAAGCAGGATTTAATATCTTAGGCTTAGCGGTTTCACCTCAAGCACAAGGGCAAGGTATCGGTAAAAGCTTACTGCAAGGGTTGGATCAAGAAGCAAAAAGACGGGGTTATGAGTTTATCCGCTTAAACTCTGCTGATCATCGTCTGGGAGCTCATGCATTTTATGAAAAAGTTGGTTATACTTGTGATAAAGTGCAGAAACGGTTTATTCGCATCTTTTAG